Part of the uncultured Desulfobacter sp. genome, AGGGATTGAATATATTGGCCTGGTCCTCGTTCGATATGCCGCCGCCCGTATCTGAAATTTCAAATTGCAGGCGCTTTTCCACGGTTTTAACATTGACGGTCAAGGTGCCGCCGGATGGCATGGCCTGGATGGCGTTAATAAACACGTTGAGCAGCACCTGGGTCAACCGGTCTTTGTCCACCTCAACCTCGGGCAGATCGGGTGCCACAGCACTGCTGATTTTTATACCTGCCGGGTCCGCCTCATATTTGATCAGCCGCAACGCCTTGTCCACCAGTTCAAAAGCCCTGGTTTTCTTTAATTCAAGTTTAATGGGCCGGGCAAACTCAAGCAGTTCCGAGATGACCCGGTTCACCCGGTCCACCTCTTCGGCCATGATGTTGGCGGCTTTTTTATTATCAGGCTGGGCATCAAACAGGCTGCTGAAATAGGTGGCGTAGCCTTTTATGGAACTTAAGGGATTTCTGACCTCATGGGCCACACCTGCGGCAAGGGTCCCTACGGCCGCAAGCTTCTCTTTCTGTTTGATCTCACGCTCCAGGGCCCTGATCCGGCTCAGGTCGTTGAGAATGAAAACATGGCCGATGAAGTTGCCCTGGGCCCCCACGGTTTTTGTGATGGTTACCGAGACCGGAATGGCCCGTCCGTCGGCGGACGGCAATTTCAGCTCCTGTTCTGACACAACACCGCCGTTATCCACCCGGCCCAGCCGTGAAAGCAGGGACGCCGGCAATACCCGGCCGGCGTTTTTATCTTTTATCTGGTCGAGCTTTTTTTGCAGGAGACTGGAAGCGGTTTCATTGACATAGATCACCTTTCCCCCATCATCCACCGCCACAATCCCCATGGGCAGGCTTGTGACAAGTTCTGAGGCAAATGCCCGGGTGTCCGATAAAAGCCTGCGGGAGCGGGCATGGTTCTGGGCCCAGAACAAAGAGACAATGCCGCCAAGCCCAAGGAATAAAATCAGCACGATGCTCATGAAACTGTTTTGAAGATCTTCCTTGCGGGCGTGTTCAAACGGTTCGATATCCATGCCGATGAAAATGACGGGTCTGTTGTCAGGGTCCAAAAGGCGCGCCCGGGATTGACCCCTGATCCACCCCTGGGAACACGCGTGGGAATCGCCCATGTGGCCGTTGCCCATCATATGACGCCTTGACCCTTTACCCTGACCATGGGGATGCTGCCCATGCTCCCTCAACGTCGGCAAAAACGTTTTATAGACCTCAAAATAGTCTTTTGAGCCCCGGACCTTGACCGTCCGCCATTGGGGGAGATCAGAGGGAGGGGCGTCCGCATTGGAAAGGGGCGGGGTAAACGAAGTACCTATTTTATCCTTTTGATCGTGGGCAAGGATCATCCCTGATTGATCCGTGATAACAATATAGGAGATGTCCCCCAGGGCCGCCGTTTCCGCCATCAAAGTCTGTAGATGGGCCTCACTTCCCATCCGCCCCATCATCCCGGTGATCGATCCCGCTTCAAAGGATCGAATCAGTGCCGCGCCTTTTTCAGAAAGGATCTGTCCCATATATTTTTTTTCACGGTTATAGTTCATGGCGGCCTGGGTGACCACCACGCCCACCAGGACCACACTGATTCCAATGATCACCCAGGGGGATATGGACCGGTTTAGACGGGGTGTTTTATGCTTTGATATCATACGCCTTTGCTTCACTGATTAAATTTTAACCACCGGTTATCCGGCAAAGTGATTAAAATTTAATCACGGCATCTCCTTTTTTACAATGGTTAGAAACCACTAAAATAAAATATCTTTTAATTACAAATGGTTACACATCAATAATTCTTATGGCATACCAGTTGCAATATTAGGTCCATGAAGTTTGAACGGTGTACATATTTTAATAATTTAACCTTTATAACCACCTAACTTAAAAGGAGTTTATCATGAAAAAAACCATCACAGCAGTCACGACACTTTTTATCGTGGGATTTTTTGCAACCAGTGCATATGCCTGGGGATGCGGTTACGGATCAGGTGCAGGTAACCGCGGATATGGAAAACAATTTAATAATCAGTCTGCAGTCAATCAGGAAGACCTGGACGCTTTTTACAAAGAGACCCAGGCGCTTCGCACATCTCTCTTTGCCGATCGGACTGAGCTGAATGCACTGATGGCAGGACAGAACCCTGATCCCAAAAGAGCCAGGGCCCTGTCCGAAAATATCAGTAAAACCCAGATTGCACTGAGGGCCAAAGCACAGCAGTACAACATCCCAGGCCCCATGGGCGGCCAGGGTTACGGCCCGGGCAATGGGAATTGCGGCGGCCGGAATCGTCACCATGCGGCCGGATGCCGGTAGGCCCAGTTTGTAAAAGCAAGGCGGGCGGGCCAAATGGCCCGCCCGCCCTTTAATTGGAAATTATCCCAGATACTGCGTCTATGGCACCAACACCCTCTCCAGACGCTCGACCATGAAATCCATCTCCGCATCATTGATCACCAGGGGCGGCGAAATACGGATGGTGTGGCCATGGCTGTCGTTGACAACCAGCCCTTCTTTCATCAGTTTATGACAGAATTCCATGGCATTGCCGTCTTTTACTTCAATACCGATGAAAAGCCCCAGGCCCCGGACCTCCTTGACATGGGGAGAGCGTGTGCCGATCTCCTCAATGCGTTTTTTTAACCGCGCGCCCTTTTCTGCGGCCTGTTCATCCAGTTTTTCATCCAGGAACACCTTCAGGGCGGCGGTACCGGCCACACAAGCCAAAGGATAGCCGCCGAATGTGGAACCGTCCGACCCTTTGGAAAAGATCATATCCATAAGTTTTGAATTGGTCATGAACACGGACAGCGGCACCAGGCCGCCGGACAGGGCCTTACCCAGAATTACGGCATCGGGGACAATATTTTCATGCTCAAAACAGAACCGCTTGCCCGTTCGGCCCAGCCCCACCTGGATTTCGTCGCAGACCAGAAGCAAATCCTTTTCATCGGCCAGGGCCCTCAGTCCCTTGAGGAAGCCCTTGGGCGGTATTCGCATACCGCCTTCCCCCTGTAAAGGCTCCACAAGGATGCCGCAGGTGTTGGCGGTAACCGCTTTTTTAACCGCTGCCAGATCCCCAAAGGGCACGGAGACAAACCCCGGTGTCAAAGGCCCGAACCCCTCTTTGTATTTTTTGCTGGAAGAAAAGGAGACCACGGAAATGGTACGGCCGTGGAAATTATTATTAAAAACAATGATTTCCTGTTTGCCATCTTCAATCCCCTTTTGCTTAAACCCATAATAACGCATGGCTTTTATGGCCGTTTCAACGGACTCCACCCCGCCGTTTTTGGCCAGGACCTTGTTGCCGTGGTCACCGAACCGGGGCCCAAGCTGGGGGGCAAAAGCCGCACATTCGGAAAGAAAAATGCCCAAAGGATCAGTGAATACCACGTTGGAGATCACCGAGGCATAATTTCCGGTGAGTGCGTTGAGCAGGGCATTGGCGATAACAGGATGATGGTGCCCGGGATTGGCCGCCGAGTAAGCGGCCAGACAGTCCAGGTATTTATCGCCCTTGTCGTCGGTGAGCCAGCAGCCCTGGGCGCGCCGGACCACCAGATTGATCCTGGTATAGTGATGGGCCCCGAAATTTTCTTCCAGTTTGACGATTGAATTATCTGATTCTGTGGAAAAACCGTTATAATTGTGTATTTTCCGCATACTCGTCATAAACGCACCTCCTTTTAATTAGCTATTTCACTGAGACGATAAATGTATGAACCCCCTCAACATCTTTCTTGGGCGCAAATTTCAGCACTTCGCGGGTGGTACGATTTTTGAGCAATTGACGAATTCTTATCTTAGGCGCACGCGGCGGGACCGTGCCGACCTTTGTCATTTTTATACTGATTTTATTTTCATTTTTGCAAAGACCGCCGATCAGAACGCCGGACCAACTGGCTGTGACCGGCTTTTGGGGAACACCGTTCACCGTCACTTCAACCTGGTACCCATAGCTGAAAACATCAAGCAGGGCCGAGGAATAGGGTTTTTTGACCAGAAGGGGTGCCGGTTTCACTTTCCCGTCCATGACACAGGACGGCCGCAAATCCGACAGGTAAAATTTTGTTTTCCGGCCGTCATCATGGTACATGGGCTTGTCGCAGCTCATGAGGGATTCCACTTTCCAACCGGACTCATTGACGAATTTAATGGCGCTGAACGTCACCGTGGGATTTCCATTGGCGTCTTTTTGTCCGGAATCTCTGACATATACAAGCCCTGCATTGTCTCCGTTTTCGATCAATCGTGCAAATTCCATGGTGGAGATATCAGGGCTGTATTTTGCAAAACTTTTGATGATCTCCGGCGTCAAAGACCGCTGGGCCGAAACCAGTTTATTTTTCAAGGTAAACAGGCTGTAGGACGACATTGCTTTTTGAAGTTCCAGCTCACGTCCAGAGCGGCTGGCCTGAAGATATGCATGCCAGGCATTTTCCAAATCGCCCTGTAGCGACCCGGCAAAGGCGCAGTCAAAAGAGAGCACCAAAAGGCCTGTAAAAATTACCGAAAGAAACGCGTTTTTTCCGAGCGCCATGTTCTGACTCCTTTTTTATTTTAAATCGTATTTTGAATTCAATTTTTTTTTTGCGACAGAATGCATCCGATTCTGAATTTTAAGAATAGGCGAACCCTTTTGTCAACCAAAGCATGAAAATATTCATGCCCGTATGATTTTTTGCGGGCACTGCACAAAACGCTAAAAACAAGCGTAAGGCAGCATTGAAAATAATTACAGCAACCCTGGCAGAAAAGTAATAATCCATGGAAAGACCATGAGCAGAACAATGCAGATCAGGTAGGCCGGCAGAAAAAAGGTCACCCCTTTAAACACCTCATTCAAGGTGCTGCCCTTGGCCATGCCTGCCACCACATAGGTGGTGGCGCCCACAGGGGGCGTAACGGCGCCAAGGGTGGTAACCACTGTGATCAGCACGGCAAACCAGACGGGATCACAGCCCATCTGGGCGGCCACGGGAAAAAATATGGGGATGGTAATCAGCAAAAGGGCCAGGGCATCCATAATCGCACCGCCAATGGCATACATGCCGAAAATAACGGCCAGGATCACGGGGTCCGGCACATTCAGACCCGCCACCCACGATGCCATGTTAAACGGGATGCGGGTGATGGTCAAAAATTTGCCCAGGATCATGGCTCCGGCAATGAGCATGATCACCATGCAGGAGACCCGCAGGGTGTCCATGACGGCCTTTTTAAAATTTTCCCAGGAGAGGGTGCGCTGGACCAGACTGATGACCACGGCGAAAAAGGCCCCTGCCCCGCCCGCTTCGGACGGGGTAAAGTATCCGGCATAAAGCCCGGTCATGATTAAAAAAAAGAGGATCAGCATCTCAACGGCACCGGAAAGGGACCGGATGCGTTCGCTAAAACCCCATTTTGGACCTGCCGGCCCCCAATCGGGATTCAGACGGCAGACCCCATACACCGTGAGCAGCATCAGCAGGCACAACAAAAGACCTGCCCCGATGCCGCCGTAAAAAAGCCTGGCAATGGACTGTTCCGTGGAAAGACCGATGATAATCAGCACCACAGACGGCGGAATCACAACCCCCAGGGTGGAACCGCAGGCAATGGACCCGCAGGAGAGCATGGGCTTATACCTGAAATTGGACATCTGGGGAAATGCCACCGTGGTCATGGTGGCTGCCGTTGCCGTATTGGACCCGCAGATGGCGGCAAATGCGGCGCAGGCCATGATGGTGGCCATGGCAATGCCGCCCCGGATGTGGCCGACCCATTTATACGCCGCTTTGTAAAGGCGTTCGTTGACCCCGGAATAAAAGGCGATCTGGCCCATGAACACAAACAAGGGGATCACGGTGAGCCCGTACTTGGAAAACACGGACCAGAACTCCTGGCTCACCATGTTTACTCCGGCATTGAAGTTAATAATGTAGGAAAAGCCGCCAAAGCCCACCAGGGCCATGGCAAAGCCCACGGGCATGCCGAAGACGAACAACAGCAGCATTAAAACGGCAATCCCGAGGATGCCCACCAGGGTCAGGCTCATTTGGAATCCTTTAAAACAAATAGCTTGATCAGATCAATAAACAGCATGGCCGCCAGCAGAAAACAGCCGAATGCCACCACAAAGGCAAAGGGATAGTAGGCCATCCTAAGGGTTTCGGACACCTCACCGGTTTCAAGCAGTGTCATGCCCCGGCGGCCCACAAACCAGGCGGCCATCAGGAAAAAGAGGGTGCATAGTACGTTGTTCACGGCAAATACGGCCTTTTTGACACGCCGGGGAAACCGGCTGACCAGAATGTCCACATGGATGTGCTCTCTTCGTTTCTGGGTAAATCCCATGGCAAGGGCCGT contains:
- a CDS encoding TRAP transporter small permease, whose amino-acid sequence is METIERISDALNRCAGIVAGAILVFMILLTMGNIVLRRVWVPIRGTYEIMGFAGAVITALAMGFTQKRREHIHVDILVSRFPRRVKKAVFAVNNVLCTLFFLMAAWFVGRRGMTLLETGEVSETLRMAYYPFAFVVAFGCFLLAAMLFIDLIKLFVLKDSK
- a CDS encoding periplasmic heavy metal sensor, whose amino-acid sequence is MKKTITAVTTLFIVGFFATSAYAWGCGYGSGAGNRGYGKQFNNQSAVNQEDLDAFYKETQALRTSLFADRTELNALMAGQNPDPKRARALSENISKTQIALRAKAQQYNIPGPMGGQGYGPGNGNCGGRNRHHAAGCR
- a CDS encoding aspartate aminotransferase family protein, with the protein product MTSMRKIHNYNGFSTESDNSIVKLEENFGAHHYTRINLVVRRAQGCWLTDDKGDKYLDCLAAYSAANPGHHHPVIANALLNALTGNYASVISNVVFTDPLGIFLSECAAFAPQLGPRFGDHGNKVLAKNGGVESVETAIKAMRYYGFKQKGIEDGKQEIIVFNNNFHGRTISVVSFSSSKKYKEGFGPLTPGFVSVPFGDLAAVKKAVTANTCGILVEPLQGEGGMRIPPKGFLKGLRALADEKDLLLVCDEIQVGLGRTGKRFCFEHENIVPDAVILGKALSGGLVPLSVFMTNSKLMDMIFSKGSDGSTFGGYPLACVAGTAALKVFLDEKLDEQAAEKGARLKKRIEEIGTRSPHVKEVRGLGLFIGIEVKDGNAMEFCHKLMKEGLVVNDSHGHTIRISPPLVINDAEMDFMVERLERVLVP
- a CDS encoding TRAP transporter large permease — protein: MSLTLVGILGIAVLMLLLFVFGMPVGFAMALVGFGGFSYIINFNAGVNMVSQEFWSVFSKYGLTVIPLFVFMGQIAFYSGVNERLYKAAYKWVGHIRGGIAMATIMACAAFAAICGSNTATAATMTTVAFPQMSNFRYKPMLSCGSIACGSTLGVVIPPSVVLIIIGLSTEQSIARLFYGGIGAGLLLCLLMLLTVYGVCRLNPDWGPAGPKWGFSERIRSLSGAVEMLILFFLIMTGLYAGYFTPSEAGGAGAFFAVVISLVQRTLSWENFKKAVMDTLRVSCMVIMLIAGAMILGKFLTITRIPFNMASWVAGLNVPDPVILAVIFGMYAIGGAIMDALALLLITIPIFFPVAAQMGCDPVWFAVLITVVTTLGAVTPPVGATTYVVAGMAKGSTLNEVFKGVTFFLPAYLICIVLLMVFPWIITFLPGLL
- a CDS encoding ATP-binding protein, translating into MISKHKTPRLNRSISPWVIIGISVVLVGVVVTQAAMNYNREKKYMGQILSEKGAALIRSFEAGSITGMMGRMGSEAHLQTLMAETAALGDISYIVITDQSGMILAHDQKDKIGTSFTPPLSNADAPPSDLPQWRTVKVRGSKDYFEVYKTFLPTLREHGQHPHGQGKGSRRHMMGNGHMGDSHACSQGWIRGQSRARLLDPDNRPVIFIGMDIEPFEHARKEDLQNSFMSIVLILFLGLGGIVSLFWAQNHARSRRLLSDTRAFASELVTSLPMGIVAVDDGGKVIYVNETASSLLQKKLDQIKDKNAGRVLPASLLSRLGRVDNGGVVSEQELKLPSADGRAIPVSVTITKTVGAQGNFIGHVFILNDLSRIRALEREIKQKEKLAAVGTLAAGVAHEVRNPLSSIKGYATYFSSLFDAQPDNKKAANIMAEEVDRVNRVISELLEFARPIKLELKKTRAFELVDKALRLIKYEADPAGIKISSAVAPDLPEVEVDKDRLTQVLLNVFINAIQAMPSGGTLTVNVKTVEKRLQFEISDTGGGISNEDQANIFNPYFTTKKSGTGLGLAIAFKIVETHGGTISIESLESKGTTFVISIPLEQNNPGQSQEELI